The Colias croceus chromosome 19, ilColCroc2.1 genome contains the following window.
aatgctcataaaataaaaactactgggcctatccgaataaaatttttatgggaccaattcgacaccatcccgcatcgaacaaaaaaagaatcacgtaaatcggttcagaaacctcggagtaatcggtgtacatacataaaaaaaaaaaacataccggccgaattgataacctcctccttttttttgaagtcggttaacaaacaataacaaaaggTCTATCTGAGATAATATCAGAATCAGAAAAGgctgtaataattttaatcatacTTTCAATGGATGATGATCAGGGCAAAATATAGACTACTTATTACCCCTATATTCTGTACAATTTCTATACATTCCttctaaaaaattataaaacaatgaaatattgACCACTGCAACTGCGCGTTGGGCAGCTGACTGAACTCGAGGCACAGGAAGCGGCCGCCCGGCTGCAGCACGCGGTACGCTTCTTCTAGCACCTGCCATAATGGGAACTATCTTATATAggaatcattttttttttcatgtatgTAAGGAAGATTTGTCGTTTTTGGGTTTTGAAAAaaggatatattatattattatatagtcaACAATAACATTAAGAATACTCTTTATATGGCTACTACGCAAGATActgttttcaattattatcagaTAACGGTAGAAAAGTTCTCGCTAAATGCGAAAATGTGTGTGTCATTTACGTCGGCACAGAGCTATTTTTGGTGATCAGATTTTTATGGACTGGCATGCCGCATGGTAAGTGAGTATGTTTAGCCTCATGAAATAAATGTACCTTATCCACATGAGTGCAATTCCTTATACCAAACGCGATGGTGTAAGCTGTGTAGCACTCGTCTGGTAGTGGCAGCTGCTCTGCGTCTGCGCACAGCCAGTCCACGGACACCAGCGGGTCGTTGGCGTAGCCCTGTCTGTGGATTACGATTTTGAGCTAAAGCACACTGgctataaaaaacaattaataaaaacttaattttattataaggatattgaaatgaaaatgtatgCTATCTACCATTATGTCTATGatgaattataatacaatctaataaatattataaattatgtggAAGATTGTGATTTTGTGAAGATGGATGAATAGATGTTATTTCTCTTTCATTCATTAATTGCCACACAGATTCTGATAGAATTTAGTATACAGATTATACTCTGCACATAGGCTACTTGTTACagctaataatatacatacatgaTCCCCAGCTCTGCAGTAAtagaacaataataaaaataaagttacctCTCTGCTCTAACTCTCCCCACATCCAACATGGCCTGGTTGATATCACTGACCGTGACGCTGCTCTGCTTGTCTGCTGCATGTGGACCCAGGTTCCTTAAGTAATTTATGTATCTGAATGATATATCACCTGTAacatataagaaaaaatataagataGAATAACTTAGAAGTAGATTTGACGAGTTTTATGGTATTTTTTTAGACATGGTTTGATCATAGCATAGTAATCAGACAACTTGTCAATTACTATTATAAGTTAACAAGAAAGGTAAACTGCACTATTAATATCAAGGATCATAAATTATCCAAATTTAccctgtaaataaataatcaccAAATCTTAAGTCATTTATTATgaagacaataattattatacctgtGCCGCCAGCCATATCAAGTAGCTTAGTTCCTGGTGTGGGTGCCAATCTCTGCATAAAGATATCTTTCCATACTCGGTGGATTCCCAGGGACATCACATCATTCATCAGATCATACTTGTCGGCTACTGTCTCGAATACTTGGTGAACTGAAGcgaaaattatttcttaaggttattgttttataattatgtaggaTTTTTTTGCTGTAGAGATGAGGCCCTATTGCACAAATTATTCATTCCAATATTTCTGGAAGACCCTATAATAGCAGTATCAAGTAATATCTTAgacataataatgtatttcataatattttcgaATAAGAACTAACCTAACACTTAAATTTAAGAATTCTGAATCAAATCTTTACTAATAGATTAAAAACTTGAATGGCTCTTAGAGGAGGCACAAATCAATACCtttctttgttttttcttCCTCATCAATAGTTTCAAAACCgaaatgtgtttgttttttcTCATGGTGGTCTTCTTTTGGAGCAGTCTGAGTACAAAGCGTTTGACTTGTACAAAGACTTCTACAAGTCGATCGTTGAAAATTTCCTATTCTAACAATAGCCCTTCTAAGAGCCATATTTgtgcaaaaattaattaaaactgtatgtTTTTCGAGGTTTTTCGTTAaggtttattataaaaaacagCTGATACCAATTGACGTAACCTAAATGTCaaagtcataataatatatcaattatttGTCATAATGGCTCTTTATTCATTTCAAAAACATCGCATAAAATCCGAGGCTTTTAATAAGTCatagacaataattaatacaataaaaattcaacattCTTTGCattcacagaacagtaagaacatttactgttctgtggttgCATTTGAATGATTTTTCAATGATTTTCTCATAATTTGGTTTctggaaattttatttttcattaagtaTGCTGAATATGTACTTTCACTGACTGCTactttaaatagataaatacatatattgatATGACGCCTAAGCTACAAGTGACTAATACTGATAACTGATAAgcgataataacaaaatattttattgatgcGGTCAATAACTCTGGATTAATAACAATAGTTGAGTCCTTTTCTGTATGTTTTCTTTGTGTATacataactttattaaaagtaaacattgaaaatgATCTCAGAATCGGAAGTAAGTTACTTTACAATAACATAGGGAGTGCACCttcactaataataattagaaaccGGCAgctttttgtaattaataattaatttcattaaatgtaactaaaatatattgcgTGCAAATATAGTGTGGTTTCTTGTACAAACACTTTATTTGACCACTTAAGACTACAATACCccacttaaaattttacatttcaataatttttataatttattttagccACCAATATTACACATCGAACACAACATACCTCAAATTCGTCAACGCTTTTCTTGGGACTGTGGTGTCGCTTGTGTACTGATGGTGTTACGAGAAAAACAACGCCAGTATTTTATGGACAATTTTTCTAGAATACTACGAGAAGAAGGCATTGGTAGATGCACTTGGACTATAGATCTCTGTTATTTGTTAAAACGGTATGAGAGTTATGATCGTGCCTCTTGGCACATGTGAACATTAACTGATGATGAAAAAATCAcagataacaatattattaactagccgcgccccgcggtttcacctgcgtggctccgctcctgttggtctcagcgtgatgatagccttcctcgataaatgggctatctaaagccgaaataatttttcaaatcggaccagtagttcccgagatatgcgcgttcaaacaaacaaactcttcagctttataatattagtatagatacaaTAGCTATATTTTTACAGTACAAGTagttaactataaaaaaatagatttaaatttgtaaCACTCAAAAAGCACTCAAACGATTGAAATAGTCTTTCACAAAGCGCAAAGTGGCCAATAACGCCCTCTTATGGGCCaacgaaatattatgttatgtaccATAATAtcgtttttttctttattcttaCAGATTCAATATAAATCATTGTACATACACTGCTCGATGCGATGTAAATCCCAATTATAAAAAGATTCATACACAGgtaagtaggtagtaggtactaggtacatagtttttttttatgatcgtataaaaatgtagacttttaaaaataacttatgaTGACAGTTAACAATGaagttgttatttatatcgtTATTTGTCTATGTACGActtttgtatgtatgtctcTCTATTTAATGTTTTCAGGTAGTAAATCGAGTGCGCAAAAAATTTACGAATGCTGTAAAAAATGGCTTAAGACTAAAACAGAATGTGCTATCGATGCAGGAAATAGCGCATCATGTCATCAATTTCGGTCCAGCAGTTTTGCTTGTCGATATAGGTTTGCTTACATGTACCGTCTGCAAAAGTCACACGCTTTCCTCTGAATTAAGGTAACATCATTTTAATGactaaatacctataataaatataaatatatagaaaaaaaaatctattaagcATCCTCAACGCAAATATGCATaagtaaaaatacttaaataatcatAGCATAATgttactgttttttttttaccattaAAGGTTAATTTTTCCATATCCAGAAGATACAAAgatgatgaaatttttatttttatttccctTGTACATCGTTTAAAAACCCCATATGTAAAagagtatttataaaaataagtgtagtcccatgtcccctaaatggggcagatgcattatatatctgtttcactgatcgattttctttagggacaagtaggtgatcagccttctgattttcaaacaaactctttaaaaatttataacaatggCACAATGCATGGGTTtaaatcaaagaaaataccGTTTTTTCCAGGCTAATGTTCGGCGGTTCGTACAGAGGGCACTACATATGTCTGACAGGCGTGTCTGGCAACAGGGTGTTGTACCGCGACCCCGCGCGCGAGCACCCGCTCTGTAGTGTTACCATGCATCGACTGCAAATGGCGCGGACGACGCTCACTGACTTTGATGTTATACTTGTTTATAgcaaatgaagaaataaattgtttataatataggtgTATGTGTATTAATGAAGAATTGTACTGTAAGTGTATATACAGCCCATGTTTACCGCCAACTTACTGaagtaaataatgtaaaggaacttgaaatcaaaattattaagtcAATAGTTCCTAATTTCTGAACAGTGTACATGACTTATTTTGTACTCAACAGCAGGAGTTGTCGAGCTTCGGATGGTTCTGTCAGAAATATATTGCGCTTAGATAATGCGTATATAAGATGACTGACTATCGCAATGAGACTTTGTAACGGtcagattttatatttttgatatcGTCTAGTTGGTTATCGTTTAGTGTAGTCTTTCTATAGAAGGATTTTTCACACCATGCAAGTAGTTAAAGGATTATTTGAAACACTGCTGAGATAATATTGCAtcaatttaatgattttattgctaacatcaaaaaaataattgtatattttacggtaggtaatacataaaaaaccGATAAGTACCTAAACTTATCggttttttatgtattacctgTTTACTTTAATACATtcaataaacttataaaaaaacttgaaCACGTTTTCAATTGAaccataaaatacatattaatgtaTAATGCAAAATGTACcataaaaatctaattaactgtcccttgttatttagatttctatgtaCGTCACCGTCTTTCAATTTTGGTTGGCAGGACTTTTCGTATTTATGGTAGGGGAATCCCTGTATagcatttttttatgtaatgtcaTTGACACGGGTCACAATTATCAAGTATCGttgtttattacaaaatatataatgaacCATTGCTTTGCTCCTACTGTAATTGAGATTTCTACAAGAATTTCGGatttataggtactataataataacataagaacttaattattaaaattatatacatacctaattaTGACTAGTTAGGTATTATTAGCCATTCCTGAGATAAAATTAAACCGAATTCTCATGCACGTGAAATGGTCAGCTGCTTTTACTGAATTCAGTATTTACGTAGCTTTTCAGTATTTACGTAGGTAAACAGATCGCCAAAGGTTCGTTCTAGTACAgttctaggtacctactacccACCTAATGACGGAGCTATACCTAGACGTGACCTAGACGTGTAGGCAGTCTTAAAGTATATTTAcctttttattgtataagttAACGTGACGTGagttagcgtgatgatatattatagcctagccttcctcgataaataggctatcttaTGTCTAAGGGgccgtttccacctgcaagtaaactCGCGGAAGTCTTGCATGAGTTACTTGCAATATCGTTTACATATCCTGCAATTTATTGCTGCTATAAATGTCGTGCGAGAAGCTCGCGGATCATACTATCGCAACTTATCGCGGTGTTTACACACCAGATCTTGCGAGTGACGGGATAGGAATTACTGTtacaatttttctattctattttgtgaaataaatcgtatactataatttataatgtgtactatttaatgtaaaatgatctaatgaactaatgtaaataatatattgtttaaataataacttagttaaattataaaattagataagcataatataaatatattgtatgccaATTTGTTGGTGAATTGTGCGgacatgaaatttattataaaaactttgtaaCCACAActcaacaaataaattttcatttcacttcattttcaaaaaataatcacattattCCATCTTAAGATCTCATATAATCCTATTGACTTTATAGTTTCTTCATTCTTCACAAGAGCATTCACGActcattaatttcaaataaacaaaaatcaaaagcCATGTGGGCGATACTTGCAGCTTGCTGCGAGATATACGGAACTAGACCGATAAGCTGCGAGAACTGTCGCGAGTAGACGCAGTCATGTTTACACATGCTGTCGCAACTTCTCGCAAGAAGCGCTTGACAAACTGTCGCAACAGAACTTGCAACATAGTTTACACATGCAagctgctgtcagacagactgtcggacagttcttgcagaagtttacttgcaggtggaaacggggcCTAACTCCGAAAGAATttatcaaatcggactagtagttagcgcgttcaaacaaacaaacaaactcttcagctttataatattaagtagataggtatagatttttttaaagaaaaaaaaatatagaaagtacctaggtacctataataatatgtagcttAATTTGTCTGgatttatatacctacgcaGAGCGACTACTCTGCCTACTCTTGTTCCCTGTTATtatgttattcttataaatcaCTGCCAACTATGtattatcaaaatccgttcagtcGTTATGCCGTGAAAGAGTACCTGTACTATAACATACTTTCAcacttataatattggtaaGAAGTACGTTATCCCCATATGAAATGAGCTATTTTGTAAAtgatgtacctaagtatacgCCGACTCAGATCGCCTCAAAATCTGATATAAAGATGTGTGGTTACTGTATAACtatgtttatgtaataataattgttgctGAAATGTtagtaagtaactagataactacatgaaaatgaaatacttaaattgtttgtttcttaggtaggtacatgatgTTTTTCTAACTGCAGGACTTTAGGTCTAAACGGAAAGCGCCTTAGATTAAGTAGACCGGTATTAACCGGCGCGGCGAGGCGACTGCATTTTCTgaacaatttattatgaaatctCAACTCTCAACACTAATTATTACAACATGTACCTAGGTACCATATTTAAAATcgtaggtatttaataaaaataaaaatcgtgTTTAGTTGTGTAActgtataggtatttataaaacagaTTGCGGGGCTGTGGGTATACTCCCCACTATTCTATTCCAACGTACGAAGCCTGGGCGAAGCACTTATAGTATTTCCACTTTGTCAAATTATAATAGAGTCTAGAGTAAGATACGcgtgtatttaaattatatattgaaTAAACTCCATTTTGTGATTAGAATTTAGAATCATCTAAGTAATAGCTATTTGTACGCATGTACTTTACACAAGAGACGTAGTTTATGTTGGTCGTCAAATATTTTGACgacataaatttatatcaagctGATATCTTATCTCCAGGTAAAATTAGTGTGTTGTGAGCTATTGTATTGTGAAACACGCATTTTATTGTATCAATTCGAGATATATTGTAAGTATTAACAATTATTCACTAATACCTACACAgatacttaggtacctaactaaCTAGGTATAAATATACAATCAAAAAACCAACGTAAGTATTGCTTATTTAATACctctttagttttatagcactcaagtgaaatataaattaatttttttatagaatagaAACAATTCTTGATACGGGATTCGAACCCCCGTCTTTCGCCTTTTTCTGTTGTATTGcccagttttaaattttaaataaatatataaaatatttgtttattgtttccATAAACAATTTAGgaataataatgttaacaatGCATTGCGTATGAATGAATTATGGATAATGGAATTAACATAGAGGTAAACAATGTTTACGTAAGAGATTTATGATTGTAcctagtaatattttttacgagTTATCGCAAATTCCGTAGGCTCTAGATTGAATCAAATTTCgtgtaggtaagtatttttcttttttttctcaaCGGACTGATCTCCAGGAGATTGAAATTTTACAGAGAAGAAATTTTAGAGAGAAAAACTTTTGAAATGGATAGACTAAAACTACCTAGTTAGGTTGTtacctaagtacctattttcaaatttacatTTCCCAAGACAAGTAAATAAGTACATCGTTAGCACCTACCTAACTTATGTAGTCTTaaagataggtaggtattttatagcaagaataaaatatggatagcaaaatataaataaaatgttctagATGATTTTCTGCCATATATACCTagcattaaatttaatgctCTAAGTTTTCTGTCTTACAAACGCACTGTGAAGTTGTTTTTTGCTatcaattatttgtaataattattgtgaattgTAATACTAATATGTTTTAGCCTGAAAATATATCtaacaaataatttcacaCTCACACCAAATTTTATTACTAGAGTGAGTATTAATTCATATACATTTTTCCATTATAACATACCTTTTTTTaatggggaaatcttccaaagatacccacggcccccggggaaggagccgtgggccgtgggttatgtcggattcttaccgactaccTAACCGTGGActaaccccactgtgttccgtcgggccgcgggtattggttggaattcttccgcgaccatTATAACATACCTATGGAAAAATATACAACTGGAATTTGTATCGTTTGAATTTTATCAATTCATTATcgtaaacaaattattattattagcttaACAGGTTATTGGCATTCGATCAATTACTCTTATCATTTGCATGGTGGTGaagtaaaatttcatttttaatacataatttatttacttacattaaatattttatttaaaaataatatatttaatacattaaatattttatttaaaaataaaatatttaatgtaggttcataattaggtacttatctaatatataaaaatcaatgccacttttcgttgtaattccataactcgagaacggctgaaccgatttcgataattctttttttattatattccttgaagtacgaggatggttcttatgtagagaaaacgttaatatgtaccacgggcgaagccggggcggaccgctagtatattatgttttaaatgaattGCTTTTCTCATTGTCATTAAAATGtagcttaaatattaaaaataaaagttgtaatacatataattaataatacctacctacctatctaaaaACATTTCACACATTTATCAGTAATGGACTGAAGAAATAATATCctaaactataaaatttgGAAAATCAAACATCATCTTTATTATCGTAACTAGTTACCTATAGCCGAATGAGATAAACATGTATGATCTAGGTGCGTCGTGGATATAAGAACCGTATTCAGAATTAAGGTTATCTATAGCTGTctgtaaatttatttgaagaaGATGAGAGAGGCTTACTTTTTTAATGGTTTATTAGAATTTGAATGCCTAAGTACTTATGTCAAACTTTATTATCTCTGCAGTTTAATTACATTCGTGCGAATAGCGACACTTATGCAGTAGGTACTTGTGTTAAGGTAATACTTAGGAAGTATAGGTAGGGTGGTAGGTACTGTAGTTTAGTGTACACAAAGATATTGTGTCATCGGAGTGTGATTGCAACTAACCgcacaattaaaatattttatgacttTACCAAACTGATGTGTAatgcaaacaaacatttaattcactcaatatttttcatttgtaaCGCGGTTATAGTCACTTCACTATCTTTACTTCTATTCGGATGTGGTTATTTTGGaatcaatttgaaataaacgTTAGGTACCCAGCCATATCAATTAGTAtggaatattaataattatgaagtagatagaaaatattgataattaaaaattttaatatgtacatgTAAAGCTATATTATCCAtactacctaatattataaatgcgaaagtaactctgtctgtctgtctgtctgttactcaatcacgcctaaactactgaaccaatttgcatgaaatttggtatggagatattttgatacccgagaaaggacataggctactttttattgcgaaatatgtaccacgggcgaagccggggcggaccgctagtaagctataaatctcgtgtcacaatgtttgtcctcaatggactcctaaaccacttatccgattataataaaattcgcacatcatgtgcagttcgatccaacttgagagataggatagtttaattctcaaatcgttttagagaaagcgggcgaagccgcgggcggtaagctagttattttatataacaaaaaactaaagTCTTCAAATTGTCAGAACTgcacaaaatttaaatgagaCCAGCAAAAGTttgctttcaaataaaaaaataaaaaatcagcAAAATCGCCCAGTCGAAAGTTACGAGATAACAAACCAAAAAAAGGAGTAAAATTGAGTACTTTGTTGAAGTcgattgaaaatatattatctacctatctatactaatattataaagctgaagagtttgtttgtttgtttgaacgcgctaatctcgggaactactggtccgatttgaaaagttctttcgatgtttgatagcccatttatcgaggaaggttaaggttataggttaggttaggatAGGCTAAGGGTATAGGTTATATAAcatcacgctacggccaacaggagtggagctacgggggtgaaaccgcgcggagcagctagtgtatttatataatgtgtAATTGTATAGGTATGTAATGATATCTAAAAGATACACTTTAaagcatattatgtttacgACATAGGAATATATTTGACAATTTCTGAAGTAAAGAACACAAAAccatttaaacaaattttattcacaGAAGATGTCCAGCAGAACAGTTCTGAACGAGCAGTACAAGGGGCTGGTGGAGCAGCTGTCCATCCCGGCGGAGGTGGCCGAGCGCGGTGGCCGGCGGTGCGCCAGGAGTGGGACCACCATGGCCATACACTGCTGTAGTCCTGAAGAGGTGAGGtgatacaatacaatataatggttacaaaattgaatttatagcTGCACCTAATTTGATGATATTCGCTGACAGATAGTAGAGACTATAGTCGCAAAACTACACAGTTAAATAAGTGTAATTTTTACCTCACTGGAATGTGTAATTATCTAGTTAAGTTTGAATCCGACAATTATTTAGCGCGTTTAATCAATCACCAAAATCATAAAGGCATCTTGTTCATAGTTTATCTGAATCTGCAATTTTATCTCATCCAGAACCTCAGCCAACGCGTACCCATAGgccaaaaaaattatgtggGTGGAATAAACATGTGAGGAATGCTCACCGGGAGGCCAGGCTTAGCTATAGGTTGTGGTTATCACACCGGCGTCCACAGTCGGGGATTATCTATGATCAAATGTGCACTActcgaaaaaaatttaaaagtcgTTTGAAGTGGTGCCAAGATAATCAAGACCAAATTAGGATGGATATATTAGCCGAACACCAAGCttctaaaaattttatacaattttggaAATCTACTCGAAAACTTGATGCTAGGCCGGGTCTACCTGTGAGTGTGGGTGGGAAGAATGATCCAAGAGAAATCGCTATGATGTTCAAGGATCATTTTACAGTGAAATCACCTCTCGGACCACCTAATACAGTAGTGGATGCGGGGTCTGGAGGGCGTGGAGATGAACctctgttttatattatatcttcaaatgaaattaagtcaaTTATTAAGAATATGAGCAGAGGTAAGTCTCCAGGTCATGACGGGCTCAGTATCGAGCATTTAAAATACGCGGGTTGTCATCTGCCTAAGCTACTCTCGATGTTTTACACATTATGTATAAGGCACTCCTATCTGCCAGCAGATCTCATGAAAACAATCGttgtacctattttaaaaaataaaacaggtgACATCTCCGACATAGGAAATTATCGCCCCATATCTCTCGCTACGATTTTGGCTAAGGTATTGGACAGTGTGCTTGATGCGagattaaacaattttttggaCTTACACGATGCACAGTTTGGTTTTCGACCTGGACTTTCCACTGAAAGTGCAATCTTAAGCTTGAAGCATACTGTACAATACTATACCAAGCGTAAAACACCAGTGTACGCTTGTTTTCTAGACCTTTCCAGGGCGTTTGACCTCGTGTCGTACGATGTTTTATGGAATAAGCTGGAGGGTAGGGGTTTACCAGTTAGCATTCTTAATATCTTTAAGTATTGGTATGCCAACCAacgtaatattgtaaaatggtCTAACGCTTTTTCCGAATCGTATGTGTTAGAATGTGGTGTAAGACAAGGGGGGCTGTCGTCGCCTAAATTGTTCAATCTTTACGTAAATGGCCTTGTTGTCGAACTCAGCAATATGCGAGTTGGTTGCCGGATCGGAGGTATAAGTTGTAACAACATAAGCTATGCCGATGATATGGTATTGCTGGCTCCGACTGCAAGCGCCATTACTGAGATGCTCAAAGTCTGTGAGACATATGTCGCTGCTCACGGTTTGCGTTATAATGTGGCTAAATGTAAATGCATTGTTTTTGGGGACGTTGGTAAGCATAGGAAATGTACGTCTGAGATATCTCTTAACGCGATTACAGTTGAAAGAGTTAAAGAGTTTAAGTACCTCGGACACATGCTTACTGATGACCTCAAAGATAATGTAGATATCGAACGTGAGCGTAGGGCATTGGCGATCCGAAGTAATATGTTGGCCCGTAGATTTGCCCGTTGTAGTAATCCAGTGAAAATCACGCTTTTTAAAGCCTACTGCCAGAATTTCTACACGGGTAGTCTATGGTTTGACTATACTGATAGATCGCTTAATGTCTTACGTGTCATGTACAATAATACGTTTAGAATGCTGTTGGGACTGCCTCGCTACTGCAGTGCGTCTGGAATGTTCGCTAATGCGCATACTGACGATTTCTGGGCGATAATACGCAAAAAAACAGCGTCTACATTCGATAGAGTGCGGCGCAGTCGCAACAGTCTCTTGATGGTAATCTCGGAGAGATATATGTCATCTTTCATGGGACACTTTGTGCGTAGACTTGTCCATTCAAAGCGACAGGTTTACGCATAGGGTGCCCCGTGAACTGATGATAGTACTTTAATATCTACCTACTAACATTAGCTTTTTAAGTCACGTACTAACATTAATGGATCGCTGTAATCtagttgtttaaataaataaataaataaataaaattagctTACCTAGCTAATGTCGACCATGAAAGATGTCAACAAACAGAAAAGAAACAAAGAGTACCTACAACAAACTTATCGTTAGTTatgcaaaatttaattcataaatataaaactgaacatgtaagataaatattaacaatataaattgcAGATA
Protein-coding sequences here:
- the LOC123700136 gene encoding 2-methoxy-6-polyprenyl-1,4-benzoquinol methylase, mitochondrial, with the protein product MALRRAIVRIGNFQRSTCRSLCTSQTLCTQTAPKEDHHEKKQTHFGFETIDEEEKTKKVHQVFETVADKYDLMNDVMSLGIHRVWKDIFMQRLAPTPGTKLLDMAGGTGDISFRYINYLRNLGPHAADKQSSVTVSDINQAMLDVGRVRAERQGYANDPLVSVDWLCADAEQLPLPDECYTAYTIAFGIRNCTHVDKVLEEAYRVLQPGGRFLCLEFSQLPNAQLQWMYDQYSFQVIPVLGQLVAGQWKPYQYLVESIRQFPDQESFKSMIEDAGFRHVTYENLTFGVCSIHSGFKI
- the LOC123700303 gene encoding protein GUCD1 produces the protein MISESEPPILHIEHNIPQIRQRFSWDCGVACVLMVLREKQRQYFMDNFSRILREEGIGRCTWTIDLCYLLKRFNINHCTYTARCDVNPNYKKIHTQVVNRVRKKFTNAVKNGLRLKQNVLSMQEIAHHVINFGPAVLLVDIGLLTCTVCKSHTLSSELRLMFGGSYRGHYICLTGVSGNRVLYRDPAREHPLCSVTMHRLQMARTTLTDFDVILVYSK